The Nycticebus coucang isolate mNycCou1 chromosome 2, mNycCou1.pri, whole genome shotgun sequence genome includes a window with the following:
- the HSPA5 gene encoding endoplasmic reticulum chaperone BiP — MKLSLVAAMLLLLGAARAEEDDKKEDVGTVVGIDLGTTYSCVGVFKNGRVEIIANDQGNRITPSYVAFTPEGERLIGDAAKNQLTSNPENTVFDAKRLIGRTWNDPSVQQDIKFLPFKVVEKKTKPYIQVDIGGGQTKTFAPEEISAMVLTKMKETAEAYLGKKVTHAVVTVPAYFNDAQRQATKDAGTIAGLNVMRIINEPTAAAIAYGLDKREGEKNILVFDLGGGTFDVSLLTIDNGVFEVVATNGDTHLGGEDFDQRVMEHFIKLYKKKTGKDVRKDNRAVQKLRREVEKAKRALSSQHQARIEIESFYEGEDFSETLTRAKFEELNMDLFRSTMKPVQKVLEDSDLKKSDIDEIVLVGGSTRIPKIQQLVKEFFNGKEPSRGINPDEAVAYGAAVQAGVLSGDQDTGDLVLLDVCPLTLGIETVGGVMTKLIPRNTVVPTKKSQIFSTASDNQPTVTIKVYEGERPLTKDNHLLGTFDLTGIPPAPRGVPQIEVTFEIDVNGILRVTAEDKGTGNKNKITITNDQNRLTPEEIERMVNDAEKFAEEDKKLKERIDTRNELESYAYSLKNQIGDKEKLGGKLSSEDKETMEKAVEEKIEWLESHQDADIEDFKAKKKELEEIVQPIISKLYGSAGPPPTGDEDTAEKDEL, encoded by the exons ATGAAGCTCTCCCTGGTGGCAGCGATGCTGCTGCTCCTCGGCGCAGCGCGGGCCGAGGAGGACGACAAGAAGGAGGACGTGGGCACGGTGGTCGGCATCGATCTGGGGACCACCTACTCCTG CGTCGGGGTTTTCAAGAACGGCCGCGTGGAGATCATCGCCAACGACCAGGGCAACCGCATCACGCCGTCTTATGTGGCATTCACTCCCGAAGGGGAGCGTCTGATCGGCGATGCCGCCAAGAATCAGCTCACCTCCAACCCCGAGAACACGGTCTTCGACGCCAAACGGCTCATTGGCCGCACGTGGAACGATCCGTCTGTGCAGCAGGACATAAAGTTCTTGCCTTTTAAG GTGgttgaaaagaaaactaaaccatACATTCAAGTTGATATTGGAGGTGGGCAAACAAAGACATTTGCTCCTGAAGAAATTTCTGCCATGGTTCTTAccaaaatgaaagaaactgctgagGCTTATCTGGGAAAGAAG GTTACCCATGCAGTTGTTACTGTACCAGCCTATTTCAATGATGCCCAGCGTCAAGCAACCAAAGATGCTGGAACTATTGCTGGACTGAATGTTATGAGGATCATCAATGAACC tACAGCAGCTGCTATTGCTTATGGCCTAGataagagggagggagaaaaaaacatCCTGGTGTTTGACCTGGGTGGTGGAACTTTTGATGTGTCTCTTCTCACCATTGACAATGGTGTCTTCGAAGTCGTGGCCACTAATGGAGATACTCATCTGGGTGGAGAAGACTTCGACCAGCGTGTTATGGAGCACTTCATTAAGCTGTACAAGAAGAAGACTGGCAAAGATGTTAGGAAGGACAATAGAGCTGTGCAGAAACTGAGGCGTGAGGTAGAAAAGGCCAAACGGGCCCTGTCTTCTCAACATCAAGCAAGAATCGAAATTGAGTCCTTCTATGAAGGAGAAGACTTTTCTGAGACCCTAACTCGGGCCAAATTTGAAGAGCTAAATATG GATCTATTCCGGTCTACTATGAAGCCTGTCCAGAAAGTGTTGGAGGATTCTGATTTAAAGAAGTCAGATATTGATGAAATTGTTCTTGTTGGTGGCTCTACTCGAATTCCAAAGATTCAACAACTGGTTAAAGAGTTCTTTAATGGCAAGGAGCCATCCCGTGGCATAAACCCAGATGAGGCTGTAGCATATGGTGCTGCTGTCCAGGCTGGTGTGCTTTCTGGTGATCAGGATACAG GTGATCTGGTATTGCTTGATGTATGTCCCCTTACACTTGGTATTGAAACTGTTGGAGGTGTCATGACCAAACTGATTCCAAGGAACACTGTGGTGCCCACCAAGAAGTCTCAAATTTTTTCTACAGCTTCTGATAATCAACCAACTGTTACAATTAAAGTCTATGAAG GTGAACGACCTCTGACAAAAGACAACCACCTTCTGGGTACGTTTGACCTGACTGGAATTCCTCCTGCTCCCCGTGGGGTCCCACAGATTGAAGTCACCTTTGAGATAGATGTGAATGGCATTCTTCGAGTGACAGCTGAAGACAAGGGTACAGGGAACAAAAATAAGATCACAATTACCAATGACCAGAATCGCCTGACACCTGAAGAAATTGAAAGGATGGTTAATGATGCTGAGAAATTTGCTGAGGAAGACAAAAAACTCAAGGAGCGCATTGATACTAGAAATGAGTTAGAAAGTTATGCCTATTCTCTAAAGAATCAGATTGGAGACAAAGAAAAGCTGGGAGGTAAACTTTCCTCCGAAGATAAAGAAACCATGGAAaaagctgtagaagaaaagatTGAATGGCTGGAAAGCCACCAAGATGCTGACATTGAAGACTTCAAAGCTAAAAAGAAGGAACTGGAAGAAATTGTTCAGCCAATTATCAGCAAACTCTATGGAAGTGCAGGTCCTCCCCCAACTGGTGATGAAGATACAGCAGAAAAGGATGAGTTGTAG